The sequence CTAGTGTCCACAACCATGCCCAATTCCTCGGGCAGCAACTCCAAGCGCGCTGCACCATTGAAATCACGGACACGGACAAGAGTGAAACCATGATCGAAGAGGAACTCCTCTGCCTTTTCAACCCTGGAAAGGGTATCGCAGTCCAGCAGATGGCCGTACGGGATCCTGGAAGCCAGGCATGCCATAGGGGGGAGATTCCATGACGGCAAGCCCAATTCACGGCTGAAATGGCGTACGGATTCTTTGTCGAAGCCCGCCTCAGCTAGAGGGCTCCGAATTCCAAGTTCTGCTAGTGCCCGCCTCCCTGGGCGATGATCACTTTTGTCGCTGAGCTGGCTTCCCTCTATGACGTTGTCGATCCCTAGTTCCGCCGCCTTTGTGAGTGCCAGGGCGAAGAGTTGATATTTACAGTGGTAGCAGCGCTCTGGTGGGTTGAGTCGTATCTGTTCGTGTTGCAGGGGATCCACATCGACAATGATGTGGCGGGCATGGCGCTGCCGGCAGAAGACCGCAGCCCGCTCGATCTCACGGCGGGGTACCAGGCAAGACCTGAAAGTCAAGGCAACTGCTCTGTCGCCAAGCTCATCTAGTGCAACAGCAAGGAGAAAACTGCTGTCTACTCCACCCGAGAAGGCAACCAGGGTGCTCTTCAGGTCGGCAAGAATTTTTCTAAGCCTGGCAAGCTGCCTGTCCATTTTAATATTGCGCCGCAGTCCAGATGCGAATTTGCTTCATGAACTGGGCAGGAAATGTTGAGGCTCTCCCAGCAGGAATTTGCTTTGCTGGATCCATTGCTTCAAAATTGCGGCAATCTCCCTCGCCCGAACCAGGCTGGAAAGAGGCACAGTTTGAACCTCCCTGCCGTTGAAACGAAAAGAACCGCTCCGTAACTGGGCATAACTAACCTGTCCAAGTTCTCTGACCTTCCCCTGAGGGTAGTCATTGCCATAGTCAACAATAGGTGAAAAGATCTCTTCATCGGAGACCCCGGTAAACCTCGCCATCTCTTCATTCAGAATCGGTATTGGCACTCCCAGACCCACTGCGAGGGAGCAGCCATAGCCTAGTATGCTCACTCCTACAAGCCATTTGGGCTGCATCTCTTTGAGATTTCCCATGACCATCAGAGTTCCTGCCGGTTGCAACGGCGTGCCGTTGGCAGTGCGCGCTACATTGGGTCGATGCTGGGTGCCAGCCCAGATGATGTAGCCCTGGGCACCCCCGAGAAAAATGCGCGTGCCCAGGCCTAGACTGCGATAATAGGGATCATTGAAAAGTGGGCTGAGCTGGCCTGAAGTACAGTAGTTGGCATTAGCGCCTCGAGGCTTGAGCACTCCCATGTAAGTGTAGATAGTTTTCCCTGACAGATTTATGGCGCAATTGTAGTTCTGGTAACTATTTCGCGGGTTGCACAGAAGCACCTGGCCCAGGTCTTCGAGGGCCACCTCCTTTTCGTAATTGCGCCTGGGATAGCAATCGGTACCATATGCTTCAGCGCGCAAGCGGATCGGCTGGCCTGCCACCAGATCGTGGATCACGTGGCCACCGCCATATTCAAAGGCACCCGGGTGCACTTTGTTCAGGGGATCGTCTTCGGTGGGTTCAGTGGCGCCAAGGTATACGTCCACAGCTGCCAGACCGGCATAGGCGGGCACGTCGTTGAGCCAGACCTTGCTAGCCTTGATGGGAGGTGCTACCGGGCCAAAGTTGATGAAAGCGCCTGAAGAGCACATGGGTGAGAAGGTTCCAGTGGTAACTACGTCCACAGTGCGAGCCGCGCCCACCTCACCCTTTTCCCTGACGATTTCAACCATCTCGTCAGCTGTGACCACCACAGCTTTGCCTTTCTTTATTTTTTCATTTATTTCGGCAATTGTTTTATCTACCTGAAAGCGAGCCATGTTCGTGCCTTTCCTATCCGTTGAAACATTTATTGCTGTCTCCATGTTGCCTGGGCAACGAAGAAGAGACTAACATTATCATGAAAAACGTAGAGTAGCTTCAACTGCCGGTGAGAGAGCAATCCATGATGCACCCCACGGCATCCGTCGGATCCGTGGGGAAGGCAAGGGACCTCCTGGTGGCGTTGCTGAAGGCTGTAAGCAAGAGTTTTCCTTCTGCTGGGAAGATGTGTGGTAATGTCAATAAATTTGCATGTGCATTTTAACGAGTAGTAATTGTAAGTCAAGCGAATCTATTGCCTAACCTTTTGCATACGATTCAAAACAGCACGGGGCTTCCCCAAGCGCCACCCGATGACACAGGAGAAGTTCCGACGATTATTACCGGAGACAGGTTTTCAACCGTGTCCTGCAGAGGTGAGGGTGCAATTTTATCATGTCGTGGCTAGAGAGCCTCTCCTACAGGAATCGATACATAAAGAGAAGTCTCTGTAGGAGCGCTTCCCCAAGCGCGACCGGATGGAATTGGATATTTTCCGTTGACAGGTTTTCAACCGTGTCCTGCAGCGGTAAGGGTGTAATTTTATCAAGTCGTGGCTAGAGAGCCTCTCCTACAGGAATCGATACATAAAGAGAAGTCTCTGTAGGAGCGCTTCTCTAAGTGCGACCCGTTGAAACTGCTTCCATATCATATGCCTTCTAATTTGTCTCTCAAAACCTCGGGCAAGGGCCTGGATTTCCAGGTGTGATCAATTGCTACCAGAGTAGCTGTGCCTTCGGCAATTACCTTGGTCGCGGGTGGCAAATAGAAGCGGAATCGGAAGACCAGCACTTTTTCTTTCACTTCCTTGACCGAGGTCTCCATTTCCAAAAGATCACCATAACGAGCCGGTGCCAGAAAGCGGCAGTCAGCTGCCACAATAGGTAGGCCAAATTTCTCCTGCCGATTGCGGAAAATTGTCTCTGGCGGGAGATCTAGGTGGCGGAGGAATTCTTCGATACCGCGATGGCAGTAGCGAAAGTAGCTGACAAAGTAGACGACACCGTACGGATCAGTATCGCCGAAGCGAACGCGTACCTGAGTTCGATGATCGAGCATGCCACACCTCGTCTGTGGAAGATTTGAAATAGCTTGTACTGGCGAAATGGTGGCACAGCCACCAAATAATTGTCAAGAAGGACGAGGTATATTATTTGTTCATTTCAGCGCATTAGAGAAACACGGGTCACAACAGCATGGTATCACAAGAATCGCTCACTTTAGGTTTAAGAAAAATATCACAAAATTCTTTTTCTCTTGACAAAAATCGGGGGCACGATATATTGAAAACAAATTCAAACGCTTATTGTGAATCTTTCAACTGCTGCATCCCTAAAGAGAGCAGTATCGCAGTCTTCAGCACAAGAGCTACGAACCTAATTAAATCGGTAAGTTACCTGCCCTTCGGTAGGGTGGCATCTGTCAAAAATGGAAAGTAAAATACCCGGCAGCATTTTCAGCCAACGGATAACCTGAGATTACATCTCTTGAGAGATACACATTTTCGATGCCGTGAGCTTGCAGACTATACCTTACAAACAACACGACAGAGAGATTTAGGTAGCCTCCAAGATAGAAAGTTAAGGATGCTCCTTGTCAAAAGAAATTCGCCTCGATTCCGGAAAAGCAGAGTCACGCCCTTTTAACCACATAGGCAACAATGGAGTCTACAATCTGGGCGAAAGAAGCGAGCCCAATTAATCTCCATGAAAAGGAGGTGATGTGAAGCCGGTAAATCTCCGCTGCGGTGGGAGATACATGGGGCCGGCGCCCATACAACGAAAAGCTTCTCGCCGAGCGCAAGATGCTCGGAGTGAAAGTCACCGCAGGGGACCACTTCAGTGGCCCCGGGATTTATCAAAGATGAGTGACAGGAAAGGAGGTGATGGATTCCAGCGAGGAGGAAAAAGAGTAGACCTCTGACGCTACCAAGAAGCGTAAATCAGGTGAAGTGAAGAATACTACTTAGTGGGAGGTCAAAAGATGCCAGAAAAGAGAGATGTGGAAATAAATAGCAGGGCCGATACCCTCGACTTGATGCATCCTGACATCAGGCCCTGGCCGGTTACGCCGCCGCCTTCGCCGGAAGAGGTAGCAAAGGTATATGCCAGGAGGCGAGCGGAAGATTTCGGCAAATGGTGCGAGGACAACCTCAGATATGAATACTGCTTCACTAAGCCTGAGGCCTTGCAGGGATTCAAGTTTGTCTGCATAGGTCTCTGGCGACTGGGCAATAAGTTTTGTGCTGGTTTGCTCTGTGAGGCCGGGGCCGAAGTGATCAATGTGGAGCCTCCGGAAGGTGATCCTCTGAGGAAACTAACTCCCTTCGGCCGCGAAGAGTACATGCTGGAGAGCAAGATCACCGGCGAGAAGTGCGGCCTGGACTTCATCCACGAGATGCGGGGACAGAAATCCGTTACCCTGAATCTCGAAACAGAAGAGGGCCGTGAAATATACAAGACGCTAGTCAGCCAGGCCGACGCCGTCATCGAGGAGATGCCGCCTGGCTATATGGACAGTCTTGGACTCGGTTATCGACACCTCTCCAAGGAATTTCCTCGGCTGGTATATTGCAATATCGCGGTGCGCGGCACCTGGGGGCCCTATAAAGACAAACTTTCCAAGTTCGGTCAGTGGACCCTGGAGCCCTTTGGCGGCTGTGCCAATGCCTTCATTCACAACACCGGCTTTCCCCAGGATCAGCTCCCCAGGGGCAGGGGTGGGGACCCCACCAGGTCCGGCGTGTGGTTTGCCGACTTTGTTGCCGGTGAGCAGGCAGCGAACACCATTCTGGCAGCACTGTACTGGAGGGATGAGTTCAGCGGTGAAGGACAGTTCTGTGAGGTAACGGGTGCTGAGAGCCAGATGGACATCCTGGACTTTGATATCAGCTGGTACGGCTTCAACGCTTCCATCAAGGCCAGGACCGGTGCCTGGGACCCCAACCTGAACCAGTACGAGTGGAACCCGTGCCGGGATGGCTACATGATGATCGGCGGCCAGACCGATAGGCTGTGGTACCGGATCGGCATGTGCATCGAGCGGGACTTCCCCCAGTTCGGCAGGCTGATCCACGAAGACCCGATCCTCAAGGAGATGGGGGGCAGGAACGCCCTGGAGATGCTGATCAAGACCTATACCCTTACCACCAGGTGGCTTAGGGACATCAATCGGATCGAGGCCGAACAGAAGCTGCTGGAATACGAGATCGCCGCTGGTCCGGTTTTGTTCATCGACGAGGTCTCCGAGTTTCCCCACTTCAAGTACCGCCCCTGGGTATGTACCATTGACACTGACCACTACGGGACCCTGCTTTTCTCGGTGCCGCCGAACAATTACCAGATGCGGACTCCGCATCGGGTCAAGATGATGGGCAGGCCTCTCGGCTATGACAACTACGAGGTCTACATGAAGTGGTGCGGTATCGGTCAGACTGAAGTCAATCAACTCAAGGAGAAGGGGGTAATATAATGGCGAAGGACCCAAGAGTAACAAGGCTTGAGGATCTGCCAGGTCCGAAGAGCAAGGAAGAGCTCGAAGAGATGAAGATGCCCTACGAGGAGTACTGCCGGGCCAAGTTCGATCCGGGAAACGAGTTCGGCAAGCCCCAATCTCTCAAGGGTATCAGGTGGCTGAGCACCACCATGTACATCTTTACGCCGCATTCTGTTTCAAACCTGGCAGAGTTGGGGGCTGAGGTGATCAAGGTAGAGATGCCGAGAATGGGTGATCCCATGCGGCACTGCGCCCCGTTCAACGAGACCTATCTCTATCCGCTGCACGACACCAGGCCCATGACCGGTACCGGTATGGGGTACTTGAACGCCAATCCCAACGAGTACCATATCACCATGGACTATCACCTTGATGAGATGAAAGAGGCATTTTACTCTCTGGTGAAAATGTCCGACGGGCTCACCGAGTGCTACCGCCCGGGAACCTTCGACAGGTGGAAGCAGAGCTACCGCTACCTGATCGAGATGAACCCCAGGTTCATCTACGTCTGGGGCGGCGGTTTTGGTTATGGACCCAAGGTTTTTGGCGGCTCTTACGATATCCTGGGCCAGGCCCACGCCGGGCTTGCCTCGGTAACCGGCTTCCATGAGACCTTTGGCGGCCACGCCACCAAGCACTCCAACTGGTGCATCGACTGGTATTCCGGCACCCAGATTACTTTCGGTATTCTGGCGGCCCTGCACTGGCGCCGCAAGACCGGGCTGGGAACCATGATCGAGTTTTCCCAGGTGCAGGCTGCCACCAGGTGCCTGGGTTATGCAGCGCCGCTCTACGGCAGGTTCGGCATTGTGCGGCAGCGGTGGGGCAACTGGGATACCCAACTCTGCGTCCACGGCATCATCCTTTGCGGCAAGTCTGACTATCCGGATGCCAAGAATCCGCAGGACAAGTATGACGCCAGGTACGCCATGGTGAGCGCCTTCCAGGACGAGGACTTCAAGGAGCTCTGCGCCATCACCGGCAAGAATGAGCTTTACGAGAAGTACAAGGCCCACAAGGACAGG is a genomic window of Deltaproteobacteria bacterium containing:
- a CDS encoding CoA transferase; translated protein: MAKDPRVTRLEDLPGPKSKEELEEMKMPYEEYCRAKFDPGNEFGKPQSLKGIRWLSTTMYIFTPHSVSNLAELGAEVIKVEMPRMGDPMRHCAPFNETYLYPLHDTRPMTGTGMGYLNANPNEYHITMDYHLDEMKEAFYSLVKMSDGLTECYRPGTFDRWKQSYRYLIEMNPRFIYVWGGGFGYGPKVFGGSYDILGQAHAGLASVTGFHETFGGHATKHSNWCIDWYSGTQITFGILAALHWRRKTGLGTMIEFSQVQAATRCLGYAAPLYGRFGIVRQRWGNWDTQLCVHGIILCGKSDYPDAKNPQDKYDARYAMVSAFQDEDFKELCAITGKNELYEKYKAHKDRVEGESQVEIYAALEEWAADKSRSEVVKILQDAGLLAEPVMNDREVYECEHYRMRGTIRWQDDPVFGDILAMGSYSSGLMEKTPRRLYWIWRPVGADNVKIYHELLGYPTKQIEEWYEKAMI
- a CDS encoding homocysteine biosynthesis protein, whose translation is MARFQVDKTIAEINEKIKKGKAVVVTADEMVEIVREKGEVGAARTVDVVTTGTFSPMCSSGAFINFGPVAPPIKASKVWLNDVPAYAGLAAVDVYLGATEPTEDDPLNKVHPGAFEYGGGHVIHDLVAGQPIRLRAEAYGTDCYPRRNYEKEVALEDLGQVLLCNPRNSYQNYNCAINLSGKTIYTYMGVLKPRGANANYCTSGQLSPLFNDPYYRSLGLGTRIFLGGAQGYIIWAGTQHRPNVARTANGTPLQPAGTLMVMGNLKEMQPKWLVGVSILGYGCSLAVGLGVPIPILNEEMARFTGVSDEEIFSPIVDYGNDYPQGKVRELGQVSYAQLRSGSFRFNGREVQTVPLSSLVRAREIAAILKQWIQQSKFLLGEPQHFLPSS
- a CDS encoding acyl-CoA thioesterase translates to MLDHRTQVRVRFGDTDPYGVVYFVSYFRYCHRGIEEFLRHLDLPPETIFRNRQEKFGLPIVAADCRFLAPARYGDLLEMETSVKEVKEKVLVFRFRFYLPPATKVIAEGTATLVAIDHTWKSRPLPEVLRDKLEGI
- the larE gene encoding ATP-dependent sacrificial sulfur transferase LarE, giving the protein MDRQLARLRKILADLKSTLVAFSGGVDSSFLLAVALDELGDRAVALTFRSCLVPRREIERAAVFCRQRHARHIIVDVDPLQHEQIRLNPPERCYHCKYQLFALALTKAAELGIDNVIEGSQLSDKSDHRPGRRALAELGIRSPLAEAGFDKESVRHFSRELGLPSWNLPPMACLASRIPYGHLLDCDTLSRVEKAEEFLFDHGFTLVRVRDFNGAARLELLPEELGMVVDTSFRERLLAKFKKLGYTNVSLDLEGYRTGKLNLEIRPFP
- a CDS encoding CoA transferase: MPEKRDVEINSRADTLDLMHPDIRPWPVTPPPSPEEVAKVYARRRAEDFGKWCEDNLRYEYCFTKPEALQGFKFVCIGLWRLGNKFCAGLLCEAGAEVINVEPPEGDPLRKLTPFGREEYMLESKITGEKCGLDFIHEMRGQKSVTLNLETEEGREIYKTLVSQADAVIEEMPPGYMDSLGLGYRHLSKEFPRLVYCNIAVRGTWGPYKDKLSKFGQWTLEPFGGCANAFIHNTGFPQDQLPRGRGGDPTRSGVWFADFVAGEQAANTILAALYWRDEFSGEGQFCEVTGAESQMDILDFDISWYGFNASIKARTGAWDPNLNQYEWNPCRDGYMMIGGQTDRLWYRIGMCIERDFPQFGRLIHEDPILKEMGGRNALEMLIKTYTLTTRWLRDINRIEAEQKLLEYEIAAGPVLFIDEVSEFPHFKYRPWVCTIDTDHYGTLLFSVPPNNYQMRTPHRVKMMGRPLGYDNYEVYMKWCGIGQTEVNQLKEKGVI